AACGCACCAAGACCCCGCCCTTCTGCGCCCTTAAGGGAAACAAATGGCCCGGACGGATCAAATCTTCCGGCAAAGACTGCGGATTAATCAACACTTCTATTGTATGTGCGCGGTCATGCGCTGAAATGCCAGTGGCAATCCCTCTGGAAGCATCCACAGAAACCATCCAAGCGGTAGAAAATTTGTCTTTGTGGAAAGAAATGTTTTTATCCATAAACATAGGCCCTAAATTAAGCGCGCTAAGCCTTTCTTCTTCCATGGGCACGCAAATAAGGCCTCTGCCGAATTTAGCCATAAAATTAATGTGTTCGGCCTTAACAAAAGAGGCAGCCATCAAAAGGTCGCCTTCGTTCTCGCGGGATTCATCATCCACGACTACGACCATTTTGCCGTTTTTTAAGTCTTCTAAGATTTCTGGAATTGAGTTAAACATAGTTTAGCTGGATATAGTCTAATTTTTTTACATTGTTTCTGATTATACCCGGCGCAACTTGATGCGCCGGTATGTTGTCTTCTACAACAAAAGGCCCGAAGAACATTCTCTTCGGGCGAATAGATATTACTATTAATCATCTTCTCTCATCTGGACTTTGCGCAGATAGCGCACGCCGATCCTTAAAATAGGATCGGGCGACGCCTACTATGCGTGCCTGGCTACCCCCAATTCAATTTGATGAATTGGGGTGCCTTTTCTAGGCTACCATCGGTACTGGAATTACACCAGTTCATGCCTGTTTAAGGCTTGCGGACTGTTACACCCGGCGCAATTTGATGCGCCGGTGTGCGCTTGCCTAAGCTACACCCGGCGCAATTTGATGCGCCGGTGTGCGCTTGCTGCGCTACCGCCGGTCGGGAATTTCACCCTGCCCTGAAGATTAAGCTTTATTATATAGGTAAAAGTATCCTTGTCAATATATTTAATCAAAGGTATAATGTTATATTATGGAAACCATTGCCAAACAAATACATACGCTGCTGATTAAGAATAAAAAGACTGTTGCTGTGGCTGAATCCTGCACTGGAGGATACACCTGCATGCTTCTCACTCAATTTCCAGGCAGTTCTGCTTATTTCTTAGCTGGGATAGTAGCCTATCACAATAGCTCTAAAACAAAACTATTGGGTATTTCCAAAGAGATCTTAAAAAAACACGGGGCGGTAAGCGCCATTGTAGCAAGAAAAATGGCTGAGCATATCCGTAAAACTACCGGCGCAAACTTAAGCATCGGAATAACCGGCATTGCCGGCCCATCTGGAGCAACAAAAAATAAACCCATAGGAACAGTATTTATCGGCTTGTCAGGAAAAAGGCAAATTGTTAAAAGATTTCTATTGCGCGGCACAAGAATGGATATACAGAAAAAAACTGCTTTAAAAGCCTTGCAACTATTAAAAAAAATAATATGAGGGCCTTTATCGCTATAGAACTTGACCTTGCAGCAAAGAAAAAAATATCTTCCCTGCAGCAAGAACTAAAAAACCTGTCTTGCGATGTAAAGTGGGTTGATAGCGACAACCTGCATTTAACCTTAAAGTTTCTTGGGCAGGTCCCAGAAGAACAAACAGATCAAATCTGTTCTGTGCTGGAGAAGATGGCAAAAGAAAAAACGCCCTACTCTATTGCCCTTGATTGCATAGGAGCATTTCCAAACCCCAGAAACCCTAAAGTAATCTGGGTGGGAACTAGAAAGCAAAATCAACAAACACAGAATATATTCAATCAAATAGAAGAGGAT
Above is a genomic segment from Candidatus Omnitrophota bacterium containing:
- a CDS encoding CinA family protein encodes the protein METIAKQIHTLLIKNKKTVAVAESCTGGYTCMLLTQFPGSSAYFLAGIVAYHNSSKTKLLGISKEILKKHGAVSAIVARKMAEHIRKTTGANLSIGITGIAGPSGATKNKPIGTVFIGLSGKRQIVKRFLLRGTRMDIQKKTALKALQLLKKII
- the thpR gene encoding RNA 2',3'-cyclic phosphodiesterase; the encoded protein is MRAFIAIELDLAAKKKISSLQQELKNLSCDVKWVDSDNLHLTLKFLGQVPEEQTDQICSVLEKMAKEKTPYSIALDCIGAFPNPRNPKVIWVGTRKQNQQTQNIFNQIEEDLSHLGIPREEKDFSCHITLGRSRNTLKCQRIASGVEKLDKKILENPIEFTVQKITLFESKLSKEGPAYRQLKAAHLKTA